A window of Agelaius phoeniceus isolate bAgePho1 chromosome 9, bAgePho1.hap1, whole genome shotgun sequence genomic DNA:
CAGTGGGTGGCTTGCCTGCTGGCCTCCCACCAAGTCCCCTGGACTCCAGTCTCCCATCTTCCCCTGTGACATCCAAAAGTAGATTCCTCTGTGCAGAATTGATTATCTCTTCTGCAGGCATATAAGCTTGCCTCTCTAGTGCCATGTTCAACAAGGCAGGATTTGTAACATCCCCTGTCTCTCTAAGGCCAGAAATAGTTGGTTTATCTGACAATGAACTAGCAGCAAGAGAGTGCATCATGTTTCCTGACCTGGGGCTTCTAACAGCAGGGCATGAAAGATTGTCTAACAAAGGTGCATCTTCTGCATGCAGGATATCCTCTAAAGTGTCATTGGATACGGAAGAACATGTGTGGTCCTCTAACATGGAGCCAGTCACAGGGGAAATTGTCTGCCTAGTGATTATTTTTTTAGCGCAAGAGCCCCCTTTGCGGTTAGATAAATGATGATTCttgaagtaatttttctttctttctgcaggATAGCTGCGGTTGTTTTGTGCTTGGTCATTTTCCAGACCTATAATTGGCTGTTCTAAGCTGTGTCTTGCCTTCGTAGGCTTCTTTTCACTTCTACAGACACTTTCCTCATCCATTTTCCCAAATTTATTTAACAACACATAAATCTTTTCATCTTCTTCTGTCAGTTTTCCAAATGAAAAGCTCTCTGTATTTTCCAGAAGACTGGGATCCACTGTTACTGAAGTAGATACAGACTCACTggcttctttttctctgtcagtTGCTCCATCTCTCACATTCTGCTGCCCTCTGTGTCTCGATGCCCACCAGCCAACCTCCTGGGCATGCAACATGTTTCGGTGCCGCCTGTTGTAAACTGCTGGGGACATAAACCTACGTTCCATTTCCCTATAACTGCTGCTCACTGAGTCATCCAGGGAGAATGACCGGAGCAGGGGCAGCTTGACAGCCCTTATCACCTGAGGCGACCTGAATGTGTTATCTTTAATCATGAACAGACTGGGTTTGGTTGAGCTTGAAGACGATGGTGTTTGTGGTTCCTCAGGCCTGGGGATGGACATGTCTCTAATACTGTCAGATGCAGAATTTGTGCTGTCGGcctcttcccttttctctctccctaGCTTCTCTTTCATCAAGCTCCTCTGTTCATTCTCAGTAACACTTCCCTCCTTCTTCTCTGCTGCACCAGTACCAGGGCTGATACAAGCACAATATTGCAGTTCATCTTCCCCAAcctctttccctctctccttgtGTATTTTCTTACTTCCTGAACCCGTTTCACTGTCAGTCCTCTGGCTTTCTTGGAGGCACGTCTGCTCCATCAGGGGCACTGGCAGAAATGGCTCTTCCTGAAGCGGCTGCTCCACTGTGGAGACGAAGGATTGCTCTGAGGAACTAGTGCTTCTTTTGCCTCGTGCTTCATGGCCAGGTACCACAATGTTGGTTTGGGTGCCACTGTAAGGCTCATCTTCTACTGGTGGGAGTTGGTTTAGGAGTGTTTTGAAGGCAAAATTTTCATTCTGAATAGCAGCTTGtctttcattttcctcaccCTGAACATTGTGATTTTGCATGGGCCGCCCAGCTTTCTTATCTACACTGTCTCTGCTGAATGGTCTCTGTGCTGTATACTGCTGATGTTTTCCTAAGTCAAGTTCATTTGATTCATGTCTGAACGAGGGGAAATTTTCATCATCCTCTATGTTTTTAACCAGATCTTGGTGTTTTGAATTGTCTTGCTTCATGCTGTCTCCAGCTTGGTAAAATGGAGGGGCCTCTGTTGTCTGGGGTGAACTCAAAGTCAGATAATTGCCTGTGAAGTGTCCAGTTAAATCGGTTTTATTGTCATTTTCATGAACACTGCTAGACAATACATAAGCTATATCACTCAATTCATCTTTCTCTGTAATATTTTTCTCGCTTTTGTCATGCGAAGTTGAGAATGAGGCATCCATTTTTGTACTCTCCTGCATATTTtccctggttttatttttctcctccaagGCCCTTAAGAGGGGAGAAGGGGTATAAATGCTTTTAACACGTTTGCGCACATCCTTTAAGTTAAATAACAGACTCGATGCTGTCAACCTGCAACTATCCCAGGACCTGTAATCATCCAAGGTGCTCTCCTCATTGTCTCTTGAGGTCATGCTCTCTGTGGGAGGAGGTGTCAGTGGGATCAGCTCCCTTTCAGCAGTGTCCCCCTCCTGTTTTGGTGGTATGACAGGTGTTAGGAGTTCGCTGATGTTGAAAGAGGGGCTGATGGATCCAGGGGAGTTTGCCTGCTTAGCCAGAGGAGCCACATGCagagcagggtcagcaccaGTCACCTTTTCTGACAATGAGGTCCTGTGGCTGTCTGTGACCTTCTCCTTTGCAGcctgtctcttccctgctgccCTTTCTGTAGCCCTCTGTCTCCTCCAGGGTGGGCAGGCATTGCCCagctgggggctctgggatTCCTCCTCAGCTAAGGTGGCCTGGGGTTTTGGTGGAGGAGGACTGGGTGTCTCAAACCTGAGTGAGGGTGAAACCATGCTATAGGACACAGACTGGGGTGACACAGAGGCTTGGGACAAGGCAGTGGGGGACAGTCGAGCTGGCACTGGgggtggtggcacaggaggggctTCAGGGCtagggggtgctgggggatggcaggggggtgggagaggaggagctggTGGGGCAGGGGGTGGCCGAGGGGGACCCTGGGGTACATGGTTCCTAGGGGGAGGGGTGGGAGGGAAAACGACAGGGAATTTGGTTTCTAAAGGGTGGGGACCCTGAGGTACGACTCGGAGAGAGAAAGAAGCTTCTTGTAGAGTTGGCTTCATCTGAaagtctttctctttcttcttagCAACAGTGGTCGGGGCAGGTGACAATTTATGTTCACCTGTGTGGGATCCTTTAACAAATGGTGATTCTTCCAGGTATGCAAgaccttccttttccatttttatgtCAACAAATTCCtccttttctgtcatttttttaTGATGAACATTCCATGATTCAAAAGCACTATTCTCACTGTGAAGAAAACTACCTTTTTTTGCTGGCTCACTAACTTTCAAGTTTCTGTTTTTTAAAGCCTTCTTAGAAGAATGGGAAAAATTTGACTTGGCTACTTTTGACATCTCAATCAGCACAGGATAATAACCATCAGAGTCCCCATAACTCAGGTCTATTTTATTAGGTCTTCTCTGTGGCTCATGTTTGCCACTGAGGCAGTGGCTACCTTGACTAGCCtcagaaaattcagaaagttCCTTGTGGATGCTTAAAATGTCTGTATCATCCCAGGAAGCAGCATCATTGCCctgatttattttgtatttttgaaagCTATTCTTAATGGGCTGCTTATTTGTTATCAGAGAACTTCCTGACCCTTGGTCTGCAGTCTTGTCAAATGTCTTAATCAATGAGGACACTTTTGAAACATGCTTATTGTTCCTTGAACCAGGGACTGGCAAGCCCAATTTCCTTTCCATGGCAAAGGTGTTGTTTTTAGCAATCCTCTTCTCCTCTGAAGCACACTTAGGTAACTGCTGGAATGTAGAAGCCCATATTGTATGTTCATTGTTTCTTGCTGTTAGCTTGTCACAGACATTGCTTTTCTTGATGTCATGGTTTAACGCCCCTGAGTGAATTTTAGCAGACAACTGGAGGGCAAAGTCGGGTGAAATGGAAAGTTCTGGTTCATTGTAAGGGTCTTCAAGTTCTGCTACACACAAACTTTTGAAAGCCCGAGCTGTGAGGCTGCTCACTTCTCTGTCTGTGTCATCCAGGAGACTCCCAATACTTGAGGAATCACTGTGTCCTTCTGTATGTTTCTTATTTCCCTGCATTGTTCATGAGAGTCATGGGTGAAGTATCCAAAGGATTAATTTCAGATGTTGAATAGGCAGGTGACTTTGTGAGGCAGATCCAGCTGTTTGCAATTCACAAGCACAAAGCCATTCTTCCAGGTGGTGCTGCTGCACATTGACTCATCTTACAGAATAGCTGAAGGAAACTTTCTTCTCTGTAAAGCCAAAAATTACAAATTACCATTTTTCTATATTAACACTATTAGACAGAGAGCATCTTCCAGATTTATCAGTCACTGACTAATTTTGTGATGGTAGCAACACaatgaaaaacattaaaaaatcacTGTTATTTTGATAAATTCAAGTTGCTCATGGTAGATAGTTTAATTTCTGGAAAGAGCCattaaaaaaagtgttttcatcTTATATATTTTTTTGAGCTCTTAAACAACGTCATAAGAAACAAATTTCAAATACTTCCCTTTCCATACCTCCAACCATAAACACTTCCAAGTGCTGTGCATCCATTTAGAAAAGGAGGCTAGCCATTTTTGGCCAGGAAGAATTAGCAACAAAAGTTGCTTAAAAAAAGTTGTCACTGAGTACATCATTGCACACAAAgtccaaaatgaaagaaaagtcaGTAAAACTTAAAACTGTCACAGCTTTGTCATGATAATTGCCATGAACACAACCCTTGTCTGAGAAAACAGAATGGCACTACAGGTAAAAAGGATTACTGTGCATGTTCCAGACAAAGAGTGCTGGGGTACAATTTAGGCATTCATAGCAGGATACAGTTGGGTTGTGTTGGTCTGTTggactgcagaggctgccaaCATCAGCTTAgccagcagaaggcaggagtGCCCCGGGACTGTAGCAGGCCCACTGCAGTAGCACAGGGAACATTTGATTTCatctccagcactgctgagagctAAAGGTAACCCATTCAACACAATTGTAAGATACCACAGGCTGATTATGACACACAGTCAGGGCCCACAGTACTGAGGTTTTTGTGTATCTCCCGTCTGAACACAGGATGGGGGAATCTTTTAATTGAACAAGTAAAAACAACACAGACCCTTGGCTGTACTTGAAATCTCTACGCTAAAATTTCTCACAGTTTCTCTGTAAATTTTTTAGATGTTTATTCTCACATTTGAGGACTTGAGCAGAGTTTTGACTAACTGCAGGGAGACTCAGTTTAAAAGCATACCCCAGAACTGGCTAAAACTTTAACGCAAGTTAAAGTTTTGTATCTCCATTTCCTCCTTACAGTGGCATTATGAACTTGTGATGAGCTGAAACACCACAGTTCACATCTACAGTAGAAGACATCTACATCTCAGGCTTGAATCCACTGATTCAGCTTGTAGAACTGAGCAATGAAATTCAGATCTAGATTCCAGCCTCTCCAGGTGTCCAAATCTCTGATTCCACCTTGGTCCATCTCAGTGAAACTCTTGGAAAGGACCTGTTTTTCTCTATGATGAACCAGTGCTGGTCAAAGTATGAAAGGTAAGAGGAACTGAGTTTAATCAGTTAAATTACTCTGGATCAGTTgtttcttcaaatgaaaacacTCCTCACCTTCCTTTTCTAAATAAAAGACTCTCAGCCAACCTATTTTTAGACTCCAAGTATCACAGTGAATTTAGATCCTATCCTTCCAGCCATGCAATTCCAATGACTTATGCATAACTACAATAGATTTACACCACAAATAAAATAAGCCTAACAGAGCTTCTCCATCTTACTTACTTACAAAGATTTTTCAAACATGAGTTTCACGCCCCTCACAGACATACATCCTTGTGTACAATGCagcaagaaaaaagagaagacaaATGAAAGGTCATCCTGCTCCTGGTTTTGATTCTTAACTGTTATATAAATTAGAAATAAAGTACATACCTGCCTTATAATTTTGCTTCTTGTTTTTAGAACTCACTCTCATACTTGTATTTGGCTTCTTTTCTGACCATCTTTAGTGAGGAGGTAGAAATAGTCCAGTGATGTGGATTCCACAGAAGCAGTGTCCCAAGATGTCTCTGGCCTTCAGCATTTTTTTGATCCTAAGTGAACTCTGCAATTTGAAAACAAAGGTATTTGTTTGCATGATCTGAGGATTGTTTTGTTCATTTATTCACTTCCATTTTACAACCATTTTAGGGCTGATTTACAGGACTTCTTACAAAAAGAGACAGCTGTCCATCCCAGAGTGACAATAACCAAATACCTGCTGAGTTTTGTGGAGAACAGTCAGGTTCCTAGCAAACAACTGTCACAATCTCCAGCACACTCTGGTAGTCCCAGCAGGGACTGGCAGCTGAGTGAGCAATGATTTCCTGGCATTCTGCCCTTTGCAAAGGCTTGGTGACGACTCCAGGCTAAAAAGAAGAATTCTTCCCTGTTGTGCCACCCTTTCAGAGGGACTGAGAGGAAAATACATGCCTCCACTCCACCTGTATATGGATTTCTACTGTCAACAAATACAGATGTCAATCTGGTCAACTTGGAACTAAAGCAGCTGAGGTTTGAAAGTCCTTGGTTTTCACTGTCCCTGTGGTAAAGGAGATGAAAGGTGGACAGCTGACATGGTAAGGGGCAGTAAACAAAATATCATTTTGCTTCCATGCATGAACAAGAGGCTGGAGATGCTAAAGGAAAGCTCAGCCATGGTGAACATGAATTGCTGCCATTCTTCTGTGGAAACCCCCAAAGTTCAGACCAGTTTGCCTAATCTTTGCAAGAAAATATCAATTTCCTACAAGGAGAACTGTCTGGTCCTGAGGTAATGCAGATAGCACAGTCTTCTCAAAGGAAACTTTTGAGTCAGTTCGTGATATTCAAAACGTACTGGCAAAAGTGGCAGTCACCCACTGAGATTGTGTCCTGCACCTCACCTGAGGAATGGCAGTTCTGTGTTTAGGGATAAGCCTGTACCAATCACAGTTTTTTGTTGTAAGATGTGtgggtaaaaaaaaagttaaactaaaggaaaagcaagcaaacaacaaACAGTGCTACGTCTGGTTACAGCCAGATGTAAAAGGGTATCCTCACTCCAGAGATGTGCAGTCAGTTCTCTCTTTGCTCAGAGGTTAAATTACAGTTTTACTGCTTCTGTGGTACTCTTAACAGTGCAAAGCCAACGCAGACATGGGAGATGGTGATTAAGTTCTGTCTCACTCATTAACAGGGCTGCTGACTACTTTCCAGTAGCACAATGTTTATCAGTGCTTAGTGGTGGTGAAGCCTGAACTAGGAGGAATCTTGGCTTTCAGATCTCAAGGACGGAGTTCTGGAGAAATATATTGTCCCTTGTAAACTGAGAACTTTTGCTGAAAAGTGAGTAGAGTAACTATAAGCATGGTGATCATGATGTAATCTCAGCAATTATTTTCCTAGATAGAGTCACAGTTACAAAAACAACTCGGCGCCACTGATGAAGGAAAGAATAGTGACTGCCAGTGTCCCTGAAACCCTTGTGACAATCCTTGTCTTGTCTGGACATAATGTGAGTGCTTGTAAAGTCTAATGTTTCAAGCTGGAAAAGCTGCATCTGCACCAAGTGTTCAAGGTGCAGACCATTCCTGGGACTGGATGGAAACAGCAGCATTGTACTGATGTAGTTATTCCTTGTATACAACTTCTTATTATTCTTATGTATTATATAAATTCCTTGTATCAACTTCTTAGGCAAAGAAGCTGTTCCTGACTGGTTTAATAACCTGGTAAAGTCccatttctttatctttttggACAAATACAGCTGCTAACAAGCAAGGTCCAGTATTTGAGCTTAGGTCAGGATTCAGCTGGTTCAAACATTTAAGGATGTCTGAATTTAGTCTAtgttaaagaaaaaggaaggcaaTGCTGGGCATCTGAAACCACTTGGAAATATTGAGAAATGTGTGAGGTGTTAGCGGTAGGCATCATCTGATATGAGCTACTGAAAAAGTTTGCATGAACACAGATTTCAAGCAGTTTAATCCAGAAACCAACCTCCTCTCTCTTTTAAATAGGTGgcttttttcagtgtttctctTAAGTGCCCAGCAAGTTGTGATGAGGAGGTTAAATTACAGATActattcctggcttggcacagACTGAatgtcagctttttttttcactagaCAGGAGCTGGGCAAACCAGCAAACTTGGCTGGAGCGTATGACATCACTGCTGCTGCAATATATAAAGGGCCAGTTGGTTCCCCCACCCCTTGGGCTGGTATTTGGCTGAAGGGTTATGCCATGAGACATCACAGTGGCATTTTGGCAGCACCCTCTGGGAGTTGCATAGCAGTCTGAAGTCAGCAGCACAGCTTTACCCATGAGAAtgagaagagaaggaaagattttttttttaatctttgtgAGCTGGTTTCTTCATGTGGCACTCTCTATCCATCCATGGCTCCAGCTCAAAACTCAGAACCCTGTGGTGACTGCTGGCTGATGTTTATTCAGCAGCATGCTCTACTTACACACATGCTACTTCTTTAAGTTTCCAGGGGCTCATAATGACAATGAATAGTTAATGCTCCTTGCCATGGGAAATAGGAGAATCCCTAATTAATTCATGACTTTGTTTCATTGGTTCATATTTGTTCATGGCACACACAGGAGTTCATAACCAGATGAGAGCTCTGGATGGAAAAAGGTCTCTTCAGCTTTGTGTCATCAAGCTGAGGCAGTGCTCCCAGCCatggcagctcctccctggcccAAGTGAGGCCTCAGTGATGTCCCTTGGATATTGCTGAAAATCCTCCATGGCAGCAGGGATCAGCACATGAATGAgtatggagctgctgctggtcagTGATCACAGCACTGATGGATTCAtttaggaaaacaaacaaaaaggtgTCAGGCAGTTAACTTGTGGACCCAGGGTAGGATCACAACACCCTCAACAAGCAGGGGAGCTGCCTCCAAGAGAGGCAGTAGTGCTCAAGTCACATTTCCCTGAACTGTCAAGAAAGGCAATTTCAAAATTGAGGTGGACATAAAATTAAATCTATTAGCACAGCCTCTGTTTCCCTCATCCAACAAGATCACTTTCACCAATTCTTTGTAGTCATAAAGGGAAACCAAAGTGAATTCTCTTGCTTGGGGAAAGGGAAACCACTTTACTCAAATACAAATACCCACCACAGCAGATGGAAGATGAAAAAGTGGATCTTTCCAGTTTAGGGTCAGAATCCCAAACACTGGCAGAAATTATTTGCATGGAACAAGGTGACCTCAGCTATTCCAGCATCAGGTCTTTGATCATTGCACTGGAAAGCAAGGCAAAGAAACCATGTGTCTGAACCAAACCAGTGTAGGAAGTGGGTCCATTCCCCTTGAGGGTTTGGTCTGGCAATTATGGCTCGAACGGCTTGTTCTGGGCCAGAGAAGAGGAGAGACTGTTCTTGACTTTGGGCCAGCTTCTGTTCTCAGTTACACTGGTATAAATCTAGAGTCATTTTACAGACGTCAGTAGAATAACTGAGAACAGAATTGGTGACTGAATACATCGACTTCCTCAGCCAGCACTGTGCACTATCCAGAAGCTGCATATGCAACTGTAACCACAGTAAAGTGAAATTCATCTGAGAAGAGCCAAACCTCACTCCTGTGAGGTATTCAGACCAACATGCAAAGGAAAGGGGTTAGAACCAATACCACATTGTTATGACACCAAATTGTGCCCTCTGGACAATT
This region includes:
- the C9H10orf71 gene encoding cardiac-enriched FHL2-interacting protein, producing the protein MQGNKKHTEGHSDSSSIGSLLDDTDREVSSLTARAFKSLCVAELEDPYNEPELSISPDFALQLSAKIHSGALNHDIKKSNVCDKLTARNNEHTIWASTFQQLPKCASEEKRIAKNNTFAMERKLGLPVPGSRNNKHVSKVSSLIKTFDKTADQGSGSSLITNKQPIKNSFQKYKINQGNDAASWDDTDILSIHKELSEFSEASQGSHCLSGKHEPQRRPNKIDLSYGDSDGYYPVLIEMSKVAKSNFSHSSKKALKNRNLKVSEPAKKGSFLHSENSAFESWNVHHKKMTEKEEFVDIKMEKEGLAYLEESPFVKGSHTGEHKLSPAPTTVAKKKEKDFQMKPTLQEASFSLRVVPQGPHPLETKFPVVFPPTPPPRNHVPQGPPRPPPAPPAPPLPPPCHPPAPPSPEAPPVPPPPVPARLSPTALSQASVSPQSVSYSMVSPSLRFETPSPPPPKPQATLAEEESQSPQLGNACPPWRRQRATERAAGKRQAAKEKVTDSHRTSLSEKVTGADPALHVAPLAKQANSPGSISPSFNISELLTPVIPPKQEGDTAERELIPLTPPPTESMTSRDNEESTLDDYRSWDSCRLTASSLLFNLKDVRKRVKSIYTPSPLLRALEEKNKTRENMQESTKMDASFSTSHDKSEKNITEKDELSDIAYVLSSSVHENDNKTDLTGHFTGNYLTLSSPQTTEAPPFYQAGDSMKQDNSKHQDLVKNIEDDENFPSFRHESNELDLGKHQQYTAQRPFSRDSVDKKAGRPMQNHNVQGEENERQAAIQNENFAFKTLLNQLPPVEDEPYSGTQTNIVVPGHEARGKRSTSSSEQSFVSTVEQPLQEEPFLPVPLMEQTCLQESQRTDSETGSGSKKIHKERGKEVGEDELQYCACISPGTGAAEKKEGSVTENEQRSLMKEKLGREKREEADSTNSASDSIRDMSIPRPEEPQTPSSSSSTKPSLFMIKDNTFRSPQVIRAVKLPLLRSFSLDDSVSSSYREMERRFMSPAVYNRRHRNMLHAQEVGWWASRHRGQQNVRDGATDREKEASESVSTSVTVDPSLLENTESFSFGKLTEEDEKIYVLLNKFGKMDEESVCRSEKKPTKARHSLEQPIIGLENDQAQNNRSYPAERKKNYFKNHHLSNRKGGSCAKKIITRQTISPVTGSMLEDHTCSSVSNDTLEDILHAEDAPLLDNLSCPAVRSPRSGNMMHSLAASSLSDKPTISGLRETGDVTNPALLNMALERQAYMPAEEIINSAQRNLLLDVTGEDGRLESRGLGGRPAGKPPTVPPKTEKALRRAKKLANKRKKVQEQQKNHQTEHADAVGRKSTHSGETTASASSLVYSPLHPPLHSTFIPTETTPGKSRLAPAASSSPSSTQRKLLQDPDSGQYYVVDLPAEANVKTFYDPETGKYVQVSVPSLEQNLHQSISSEMKNSPYASYPRVLPLPASSVAVLKSPSQLSEPAWSVPAAPEPAELPEDGQQDYRYSESVDTEPASYSYHQDAGETQVHLGKDVSPTQNTSIVTLTNLDDFAAEGVS